Proteins found in one Quercus robur chromosome 2, dhQueRobu3.1, whole genome shotgun sequence genomic segment:
- the LOC126714745 gene encoding uncharacterized protein LOC126714745, protein MLTFHPNSKPWHQYVPTNLHSHTTSSTLYKTKILPFQIANTLNEGKQPKQSSAGKIKRLVLTQEGRSKLNTYPDREFYAYPRFVTHVDDGFISTLTNIYKERLRPSWEILDLMSSWISHLPKEVTYKKVVGHGLNAQELAKNSQLDYFFVKDLNQDQKLELESCSFDAVLCTVSVQYLQQPEKVFAEVFRVLRPGGAFIVSFSNRLFYEKAISAWRDATGYGRVQLVVQYFQCVEGFTQPEIIRKLPATGGAQEDKSPFSWIRKLLGLLSGSDPFYAVIAYKNFRPTYE, encoded by the exons ATGCTCACCTTTCATCCAAACTCCAAGCCATGGCACCAATATGTTCCAACCAATTTACACTCACATACCACCTCTTCTACGTTATACAAAACCAAAATCCTTCCATTCCAAATTGCAAACACTTTAAATGAAGGCAAGCAACCTAAACAATCCTCAGCAGGCAAAATCAAACGCCTTGTTCTGACCCAAGAAGGTAGATCAAAACTAAACACCTACCCGGACCGAGAATTCTATGCTTATCCAAGGTTTGTGACCCATGTTGATGATGGATTTATATCCACATTGACCAATATCTATAAAGAAAGGTTGAGACCAAGTTGGGAAATTCTTGACCTCATGAGTTCATGGATTAGCCATCTACCTAAGGAAGTAACATACAAAAAAGTGGTGGGACATGGACTAAATGCACAAGAGCTTGCAAAGAACTCTCAGCTGGACTATTTCTTTGTGAAGGATCTCAATCAGGATCAAAAGCTTGAATTGGAAAGTTGTAGCTTTGATGCAGTGCTATGCACTGTGAGTGTACAGTATCTTCAACAGCCAGAGAAG GTATTTGCAGAGGTGTTTCGGGTGCTAAGGCCAGGAGGGGCATTCATTGTGAGCTTTAGCAATCGATTGTTCTACGAGAAAGCCATAAGTGCATGGAGAGATGCGACTGGATATGGCAGGGTCCAACTAGTAGTGCAGTACTTCCAATGTGTGGAAGGATTCACTCAACCAGAAATTATTCGAAAGTTACCAGCTACTGGTGGTGCTCAAGAGGACAAATCACCATTCAGTTGGATCAGGAAGCTGCTGGGATTGTTGTCTGGATCTGACCCTTTCTATGCAGTGATAGCTTATAAGAACTTCAGACCAACATATGAATGA